The window GCGACGAACTGATTGTGAAAGATGCCAACGGCAACCTGCTGGCCGATGGCGACAGCGTGACCGTTGTTAAAGACCTGAAGGTGAAAGGCAGCTCTTCCATGCTCAAGATCGGCACCAAAGTGAAAAATATCCGTCTGGTGGAAGGCGACCACAACATCGATTGCAAAATCGACGGCTTTGGCCCGATGAAGCTGAAATCCGAGTTTGTGAAAAAGAACTGATTTCTTGCGCCTGCCGTCATGTTGCCGGGGGCGATCAGTTGTGGTTCGCATATCGCAGCGTCAGGCGCACACCCCATGCGTCTGACAGCAAAACGGCAAACGCATAGAGCTTTTCAGGGCTGATGTTTGTGCCGGAAAAATCAAGCTCCACCGCACTGCCCGCTGAGCAAAAAAGCAGCGTGTGCCAGTCAGAGCCGCGACAGGTATTTTCTACTACGGCAATGCTGTTCAGCCAACCGGCTGGAAACTCCACGCAGGCATGTTTATAGCGCAGACCATAATGTTTCCCCGTTACTTTCCTGAAGGCATATATTCCCCAGTCAAATATCTGGTCGGTATTGACATCACCGGATATGACAGGCGTAACGTAGCCGCCGCCAGGAAGAACAGCAAGGCTTCGTTCAATAAAAGCAAAGCGCCAGGCGTCACAATCGTGGTCGTTCGCTGAAGGATAATTCACGATATCAGGGAGACGATACGCGACAATGCCATTTCTGCGCGTACCGGCGGGCGAAAAGAAACTATAAGGGCTGTCCAGTTGCCGAAGAGTGAAACCCGGCTGCTTTTGCCACGCCCGCCGCTCCTTTTCTGCAGGTATCAACGTCTCAGCAGTGGCCTCCTGCTCACTTTGCTCCGGCGCCCAGAACGTTAAGCACAGCATGACCGCGAAAATAATGAAAATACCGGGCACCCAGCCGTATTGCTGCCAGCCAGTGTGAATTAACGCCACCGAACAGCCCAACAGCAGGCAAAAAATGATGCGGGCGGGTATGCCTGATTTAATCACCTGGAATCCCCGCGCCGCGGTAATAAGGGCAACCAGCGTTCCCGATACCACGGGCGAAAAGTCATGCAACCCATATCCGCTGAGTATCACGACAGCAACGTAAAGTATCAACGTTCTCTTTTCACTATTATTGATGGCCATCTCTGTTCTCACCGTTTAAGAGAAATACAGCACATTCACCGCCAGAAAGACGGGCTATTTAGCGGATTAAACGTTGATAATGACAGGCATGATCCATCTGTTCTTCCCTGCCCTTATACAGTAACGCCAGCCATGCTCTTCTTTCCATTAAACCTGACGCGGTAAAATCGAAAACCGGCATACCGCGTAAAATCGTTACCGCCATTCCATCAAGACGCTTGTCTTTTTCCCGGGGACCTGACTTGTTGAATACCCTGTCTTCAAACTTCGCGAATTGTTTTTCACAAAAGGGAGAAAGTTTATAAATACGCGTACTGTCCCGATAGGCTTCTCTGGTGATATCAGGATCCTGTTCCCAGGTTTTCCTGGCAAAATGACAATACTCGTTTAACGTTGCACGGGTCTGGTTAGATCTCATTTTAACCATGAGAACGTCGATAAAAGACAACATCTCAGGAAGCAGACGTTCCACCTCCGCCAGCTTTGTGGAAATACGCTGCCTGTAAACCTCTCTGTAGGCGAGGCAGGCATCAGGCAAGGAAAGCGCGTAGAGTACGCTTTCTTTCGCCTCGTCTTCACTTTCATATTGCGTCGCGCTTTGCAGAGATTGCTCTATTCCATCGTAGACTTCATCCAGGCCGCCATCGCAGTCATACTCATCAAACTCTTTCCTGACGAAATAATCCTGAAAGATGTCGACCCGTTTCTCAAATGAAAGTGAAGCTAACTCTTCAACATTTTTACCCAGGTCGGAAAAACCTGTTTTATAACTGGCATAAACATGGCTAAGGGTATTGCAGGTCAGAGAAAGAGAATTTTTATTAGCAAACACAGATGAACTGTAGCCGCCGCACAAAATAATCAATATCGCGAGGAGAGTTTTTCGCTTAACAACATTACGCAGCAACGCATACCCGCGTTGCGGAAAATTATCCATAACAATGCCACCTCATCCCTACAGGTAGCAAAGATAATTGCATAGCGTACCAGCGCTGTAAACAGAGGAGACTCTGTCAGATTCTTAATTAAAAAGCCATGGCGGTCCGCGCCTGAGTATGAGCAGGAAGCGGCTACGATGGATACTGTCAGCGCGCGTAATCCTCTTCCATTCTGCGCTCTTCGTCGTCAAGCTGACGGCGCTCGCGGTCAAGCTGGCGCTGGCGTTCGTCCAGTTGACGACGCCGGTCCTCAAACTGACGGCGACGGTCATCATACTGTCGGCGGCGATCGTCGCTCACTTCGCTGCGCCAGCCGTCGTCACGCTCATCGTCATAATCGCGACCGTTATCCTGCTGATAAGCATCGTTAATCGCCTGCTGAATGTTGCCGATGGCGTCATCAATAATATCGGCCTGCGCTGGAATCGCGGTCAGCGACAGGAAGCCGAATAAAAAGAGCGTCGGATAGCGTTTCATAGCGTCAGCCTCACAGATGGACTGGCTCTACGTTAATAAATGGTTAATGGCAGCTGTAGCGGAGGAATCTCAATTCATCTCCGCTCAGCCGCAGCTATCGCCTCCACCCGTTGTTGATGGCGCCCCCCTTCGAATTCCGCATTCAGCCAGGCGTCAACGATCATTTTCGCCAGTTCCAGCCCAACCACCCGGGAACCAAAAGCGAGTACGTTGGTATCATTATGCTGACGGGAAAGCTGCGCCGAATAGGGCTCGCTACAGACGACAGCGCGGATCCCCGCAAATTTATTCGCCGTAATCGAAATGCCCACTCCCGTACCGCAAATCAGAATCCCGCCGTCGGCCTCTCCTTTGACGACCGCCTGCGCAACCTTACTGGCATATAAGGGGTAATCGGTGCGTTCACCGGACCAGGCGCCTTTATCAATCACCTCTATACCGCGCTGCATAAGGTGGTCCAGGATATCCTCTTTAAGAATGTATCCAACATGGTCACAGCCAAAAGCTATTTTTTTCATATCCACCCGCCTCACTTCACAAGTTAAATTTTTTTGTGATTTAAACAACCATCAAGGCCAATAAAACGCCAATTCCGGCGCTTTTGGTCTGTTCTACATACCTGAATCAGACAAAGCAATAGCTTAAAATTGCCGCCTGGCTGAAGTAAAAGATGCCCGCCTTTTCCGAAACAAACTTAACATACTGTTTTATTTTGGATTATTTAAAAAAGGCTCTTCCTGCATCGCTAAAGTTTCACGAAACCAAAAACTTTATAAAATTACTGATTTTGTGAAGTTACCGACATCTTTTCTGCTTCCGCTGTGGTGATATAGTGGCGTCTACATTTTAAGGACAAGAGAACGTAATGAGTCAGTCAGAGTTTGATTCAGAACTGCCCAACGGGATCGGTCTTGCGCCATACCTGCGTATGAAGCAGGAGGGGATGACCGGGAATGAAAGCCGGATCGTGGAGTGGTTGCTAAAGCCCGGTAATCTCAGCAATGCCCCGGCAATTAAAGATGTCGCAGAGGCGTTAGCAGTATCTGAGGCCATGATTGTTAAGGTATCGAAGCTGCTGGGATTTAGCGGCTTTCGCAACCTGCGCAGCGCGCTGGAAGACTATTTTTCCCAGTCGGAGCAGGTTCTCCCGGCAGAACTCTCCTTTGATGAAGCGCCGCAGGATGTGGTGAATAAAGTATTTAACATCACCTTGCGCACCATTATCGAAGGCCAGTCGATCGTCAACGTGGATGAGATTCACCGGGCGGCACGCTTCTTCGCGCAGGCCAGGCAGCGCGATCTCTACGGCGCGGGGGGTTCTAACGCGATCTGCGCAGACATGCAGCATAAATTTTTGCGCATTGGCGTACGCTGCCAGACCTACCCGGACGCCCATATTATGATGATGTCAGCATCATTACTTAAAGAAGGCGATGTGGTTCTGGTGGTCACCCATTCCGGACGTACCAGTGATGTTAAAGCCGCGGTTGAACTGGCGAAAAAGAATGGCGCAAAAATTATTTGCATCACCCATAGCTATCATTCACCGATTGCAAAATTAGCTGATTTTATTATTTGCTCGCCCGCGCCGGATACGCCGTTATTAGGCAGAAACGCTTCGGCGCGGATATTACAACTGACCCTGCTGGACGCATTTTTTGTTTCTGTCGCCCAGCTTAATATTGAACAGGCAACCGTGAATATGCAAAAAACCGGCGCGATTGTTGATTTCTTTTCTCCCGGCGCGCTGAAATAAATTGTTAATCCCGCATCTGCGGGATTAATCCTCTGAAAACTACACTGAGAATATTATCATGAATAAATATCTGAAATTTTTCAGCGGCGCAGCTATTGGCCTGATATTATCCGGCAGCGCTTTTGCCGCCGCCGATTACGCTGTGGTATTAAAAACGTTATCCAATCCATTCTGGGTGGATATGAAAAAAGGAATAGAAGACGAAGCAAAAAAATCCGGTGTCAGCGTTGATATTTTTGCCTCGCCTTCAGAAGGCGATTTCCAGTCGCAGCTACAGCTCTTTGAAGATCTCAGCAATAAAAATTACAAAGGCATCGCCTTTGCGCCGCTCTCCTCCGTTAACCTGGTAATGCCCGTCGCCAGAGCCTGGAAAAAAGGGATCTATCTGGTCAATCTTGATGAAAAAATCGATATGGATAACCTGAAAAAAGCGGGCGGGAACGTTGAAGGATTTGTCACCACTGACAACGTGGCGGTAGGCGCAAAAGGAGCAGCGTTTATTATCGAAAAATTGGGCGCGGAAGGCGGCGAAGTGGCGATTATTGAAGGTAAGGCGGGAAACGCGTCCGGCGAAGCGCGGCGTAATGGCGCCACCGAATCCTTTAAAAAAGCAAGCCAAATCAAATTAGTGGCAAGCCAGCCCGCAGACTGGGACCGTATTAAAGCCCTTGATGTCGCGACCAACGTGCTGCAACGCAACCCGAATATTAAAGCGATATATTGCGCCAACGACACCATGGCGATGGGCGTTGCCCAGGCGGTGGCAAACGCCGGGAAAACCAGCAAAGTACTGGTCGTCGGCACGGACGGTATTCCGGAGGCGCGTAAAATGGTTGAAGCAGGGCAAATGACCGCAACCATCGCCCAGAATCCGGCAGATATCGGCGCGACCGGCCTTAAACTGATGGTCGCTGCTGCAAAAACCGGCAAAGTCATCCCACTGGATAAAACGCCGGAATTCAGGCTGGTGGATTCCATTCTGGTCACGAAGTAAGTCTGTCATTATGCCGGAGGGCCTACCGCCTGGATGTAGGCCTGGTAAGCGCAGCGCCATCAGGCATTAACACGAAGTCTGGTGCAGAGAGGTTAATTATGGTCACGCCATATATTTCAATGGCGGGGATCGGCAAATCCTTTGGCCCGGTTCACGCATTAAAAGCGGTTGATTTAACGATTTACCCTCACGAAATACATGCCTTATTAGGGGAGAATGGCGCCGGTAAATCAACGTTGATGAAAATCTTGTCGGGGATATATGAACCGACCAAAGGCACCATTACTCTTAATAATATCAGTTATGACAAGCTGGATCATAAATTAGCAGCCCAGCTCGGCATCGGTATTATTTACCAGGAGCTCAGCGTTATTGATGAATTAACGGTGCTGGAGAATTTATATATTGGTCGCCATCTGACAAAAAAAGTCTGCGGCGTCAACGTTATCGACTGGAAAGAGATGCGTATACGGGCGGCGATGATGCTATTGCGCGTCGGTTTAAAGGTCGATTTAGATGAAAAAGTGGCGAATTTATCAATTAGTCACAAGCAGATGCTGGAAATCGCCAAAACCCTGATGCTCGACGCCAAAGTGCTGATCATGGATGAACCCACCTCTTCACTGACCAATAAAGAGGTGGACTATTTATTCCTGATTATGAATCAGCTGCGCAAAGAGGGTGCCGCCATTGTCTATATCTCGCACAAACTGGCGGAGATTCGCCGCATTTGCGACCGCTATACGGTCATGAAAGACGGCAGCAGCGTATGCAGCGGGATGGTAAGTGATGTGTCAAACGACGATATCGTCCGGCTGATGGTGGGCCGCGAGCTACAAAACCGCTTTAACACCATGAAGGAGAGCACCGGTAACATCGATCGCGATACGGTGTTTGAGGTGAAAAACGTCACCAGCCGCGACAGGAAAAAGGTTCGCGATATCTCCTTTAGCGTCAGCCGTGGAGAAATCTTAGGGTTTGCCGGGCTGGTCGGCTCCGGGCGCACCGAACTGATGGATTGTCTGTTTGGGGTGGATAAACGCGCCGGTGGCGAAATTCTCCTGAACGGCAAAGATATCTCTCCCCGCTCGCCTCTGGATGCGGTGAAAAAAGGCATGGCTTACATCACCGAAAGCCGCCGGGATAACGGATTTTTCCCCAATTTTTCGATCGCGCAGAATATGGCCATCAGCCGCAGCCTGAAAACAGGCGGCTACAAAGGCGCGATGGGTCTACTGGATGAAAGCGAAGAGTTGCGTACCGCCGAAGCGCAGCGCGAACTCCTGGCGTTAAAGTGCCACTCGGTTAACCAGAACATCACGGAGCTTTCCGGCGGCAATCAGCAAAAAGTCCTTATCTCTAAATGGCTGTGCTGTCATCCGGAAGTAATCATTTTCGATGAACCCACCAGGGGAATCGACATTGGCGCCAAAGCCGAAATTTATAAAGTGATGCGCCAACTGGCGGACGAAGGAAAAGTCATCCTGATGGTTTCATCTGAACTTCCTGAAATTATCGCCGTCTGCGACCGCATCGCCGTGTTCTGCGAAGGACGACTGACGCAAATCCTGACAAACCGTGATGACATGAGCGAAGAGGAGATTATGGTATGGGCATTACCACAAGAGTAAAAGGCGAATTGCGCGAGAAAAAGCCGTTCAACTTCCCGCTGTTCTGGGATAAATATGGCACCTTTTTTATCCTCGGTATTATCGTCGCGATCTTCGGCTCACTGTCACCCGAATATTTTCTGACCACCAACAATATCACGCAGATTTTTGTGCAAAGCTCCGTGACGGTGCTGATCGGTATGGGGGAGTTCTTCGCCATTCTGGTGGCGGGCATTGACCTCTCCGTCGGGGCTATTCTGGCGCTTTCCGGGATGGTAACCGCTAAACTGATGCTGGCGGGCGTCGATCCTTTTTTTGCCGCAATTATTGGCGGCGTGCTGGTTGGCGGCGTGCTGGGAGCGATTAACGGTTGCCTGGTCAACTGGACCGGTTTGCATCCTTTTATTATCACTCTCGGCACTAACGCTATTTTTCGCGGTATCACGCTGGTGATTTCTGACGCCAACTCGGTATATGGCTTTTCGTTCGATTTCGTCAATTTCTTTGCCGCCAGCGTAATCGGCATTCCTGTTCCCGTGATCTTCTCGCTGCTTATTGCGCTCATCCTCTGGTTCCTGACGACCCGCCTCAGACTCGGGCGCAATATCTACGCGCTTGGCGGTAATAAAAATTCGGCGTTCTACTCCGGGATTGACGTCAAATTTCACATCCTGGTGGTGTTTATTATCTCCGGCATTTGCGCAGGACTGGCAGGCGTCGTCTCCACCGCGAGGCTGGGCGCGGCGGAACCGCTGGCCGGAATGGGCTTTGAAACCTATGCCATCGCCAGCGCCATCATTGGCGGCACCAGCTTCTTCGGCGGTAAGGGACGCATCTTCTCGGTGGTCATTGGCGGCCTGATCATCGGCACCATTAACAACGGCCTGAATATTCTGCAGGTTCAAACCTATTACCAGCTGGTGGTAATGGGTGGACTAATTATCGCGGCTGTCGCCCTCGACCGTCTTATCAGTAAGTAAGGAATTCATAATGAAAATTTCTCCCTCTCTCATGTGTATGGACCTGCTGAAGTTTAAAGAACAGATTGAATTTATCGACAGCCATGCAGACTATTTTCACATCGATATTATGGATGGCCATTTCGTGCCGAACCTGACGCTATCGCCCTTTTTCGTCAGCCAGGTTAAGAAACTGGCAAGCATTCCGCTGGACTGCCACCTGATGGTCACCCGTCCCCAGGACTACATTAGCCAGCTTGCTCAGGCCGGAGCCGATTTCATCACCCTGCACCCTGAAACCATCAACGGCCAGGCCTTCCGCCTGATTGATGAAATTCGCCGCCACGGCATGAAGGTCGGTCTGATCCTCAACCCAGAAACGCCGGTTGAGACGATGAAGTATTACATTCACAAAGCCGATAAAATTACGGTGATGACCGTCGATCCCGGCTTCGCAGGCCAACCGTTTATTCCGGAGATGTTAGATAAAATTGCCGAACTAAAACGCTGGCGCGAGCGGGAAGGATGGCAATATGAGATCGAGGTGGATGGCTCCTGTAACCAGCTAACCTACCAGCAACTGATGGCGGCCGGAGCGGATGTCTTTATCGTCGGCACCTCCGGGTTGTTTAACCATGCCGCGGACATTGATAAGGCATGGAATATCATGACCGCGCAAATTCTGGCGGCGAAAAACGAGGCGCTTCCCCATGCAAAAACAGCGTAACGTGGTGGCTGGCGTGGATATGGGAGCAACCCATATCCGTTTTTGTCTGCAAACACATACCGGTGAGGTCCTGCACTGCGCAAAACAGCGCACCGCAGAGGTCATCGCTCCCGGTGTGGTTGCGGGTATCGCCGCCCTGCTCGGCGAACAGCTCGCGCGATTTCAGGCGCGATGCTCCGGCCTGATCATCGGCTTTCCGGCGCTGGTTGGCAAAGATAAACGCACCATCATCTCGACGCCTAATCTGCCTTTGCAGCCAGAAGAGTTCGCAGGACTTGCCGGTAAACTGGAAGATGCGCTGCGCTGCCCGGTAGAGTTTTCCCGCGACGTCAATCTACAGCTTTCCTGGGACGTAACGGAACACCATCTCACGCAACAGCAGGTTCTGGCCGCCTATCTGGGCACCGGTATGGGGTTCGCTGTGTGGATGAACGGCGCCCCCTGGACCGGCGCGCACGGTGTGGCAGGGGAACTGGGCCATATTCCCCTCGGCGATATGACGCATCGGTGCGCCTGCGGCAATCCCGGGTGTCTGGAAACAATCTGCTCCGGACTCGCCTTAAAACGCTGGTATGAACAACAGCCGCGCGAATATGCACTGGGCGATTTATTCCGCCACGCCGGACGGGAGCCGTTTATCGAAACGCTGCTCGAAAACGCCGCCCGCGCCATCGCCACCGCAATCAACCTTTTTGATCCAGACGCGGTCATTCTCGGCGGCGGAGTAATTGATATGCCTGATTTCCCACGCGAAAAATTGATTACTCGCACCCAAACATATCTGCGCCGTCCGTTGCCGTTTCAGGCTGTGCGCTTTTTTGCCGCCTCCTCCTCCGACTTTAACGGCGCGCAAGGCGCCGCCACGCTGGCGCGAAGTCGTTTTGGCTGATGCTCCGCAACGTCGGTTATCGTCGCTTATTGCCTTTTCGTCACGTCAAAACTGTCGACAGCCTGTTTTTCGTCAGGGTTTTGACCAAATTTTGCCCGTAATATCAGGGAAAGCCCCCAATTAAAATGTGGCATAAAAGATGCATACTCAGGGCGAGAAGCGTGTATGCGCGATTTGATTAACTGGAGCGAGACCGATGAAAAAAGTCGTCACGGTTTGCCCGTATTGCGCATCAGGTTGCAAAATCAACCTGGTGGTCG is drawn from Citrobacter rodentium NBRC 105723 = DSM 16636 and contains these coding sequences:
- a CDS encoding zinc ribbon domain-containing protein YjdM, translated to MSLPVCPQCNSEYTYEDNGMYICPECAHEWNDADPAQESDELIVKDANGNLLADGDSVTVVKDLKVKGSSSMLKIGTKVKNIRLVEGDHNIDCKIDGFGPMKLKSEFVKKN
- the yjdP gene encoding DDRRRQL repeat protein YjdP, which encodes MKRYPTLFLFGFLSLTAIPAQADIIDDAIGNIQQAINDAYQQDNGRDYDDERDDGWRSEVSDDRRRQYDDRRRQFEDRRRQLDERQRQLDRERRQLDDEERRMEEDYAR
- the rpiB gene encoding bifunctional allose-6-phosphate isomerase/ribose-5-phosphate isomerase RpiB, producing MKKIAFGCDHVGYILKEDILDHLMQRGIEVIDKGAWSGERTDYPLYASKVAQAVVKGEADGGILICGTGVGISITANKFAGIRAVVCSEPYSAQLSRQHNDTNVLAFGSRVVGLELAKMIVDAWLNAEFEGGRHQQRVEAIAAAERR
- a CDS encoding MurR/RpiR family transcriptional regulator gives rise to the protein MSQSEFDSELPNGIGLAPYLRMKQEGMTGNESRIVEWLLKPGNLSNAPAIKDVAEALAVSEAMIVKVSKLLGFSGFRNLRSALEDYFSQSEQVLPAELSFDEAPQDVVNKVFNITLRTIIEGQSIVNVDEIHRAARFFAQARQRDLYGAGGSNAICADMQHKFLRIGVRCQTYPDAHIMMMSASLLKEGDVVLVVTHSGRTSDVKAAVELAKKNGAKIICITHSYHSPIAKLADFIICSPAPDTPLLGRNASARILQLTLLDAFFVSVAQLNIEQATVNMQKTGAIVDFFSPGALK
- the alsB gene encoding D-allose transporter substrate-binding protein, which gives rise to MNKYLKFFSGAAIGLILSGSAFAAADYAVVLKTLSNPFWVDMKKGIEDEAKKSGVSVDIFASPSEGDFQSQLQLFEDLSNKNYKGIAFAPLSSVNLVMPVARAWKKGIYLVNLDEKIDMDNLKKAGGNVEGFVTTDNVAVGAKGAAFIIEKLGAEGGEVAIIEGKAGNASGEARRNGATESFKKASQIKLVASQPADWDRIKALDVATNVLQRNPNIKAIYCANDTMAMGVAQAVANAGKTSKVLVVGTDGIPEARKMVEAGQMTATIAQNPADIGATGLKLMVAAAKTGKVIPLDKTPEFRLVDSILVTK
- the alsA gene encoding D-allose ABC transporter ATP-binding protein AlsA translates to MVTPYISMAGIGKSFGPVHALKAVDLTIYPHEIHALLGENGAGKSTLMKILSGIYEPTKGTITLNNISYDKLDHKLAAQLGIGIIYQELSVIDELTVLENLYIGRHLTKKVCGVNVIDWKEMRIRAAMMLLRVGLKVDLDEKVANLSISHKQMLEIAKTLMLDAKVLIMDEPTSSLTNKEVDYLFLIMNQLRKEGAAIVYISHKLAEIRRICDRYTVMKDGSSVCSGMVSDVSNDDIVRLMVGRELQNRFNTMKESTGNIDRDTVFEVKNVTSRDRKKVRDISFSVSRGEILGFAGLVGSGRTELMDCLFGVDKRAGGEILLNGKDISPRSPLDAVKKGMAYITESRRDNGFFPNFSIAQNMAISRSLKTGGYKGAMGLLDESEELRTAEAQRELLALKCHSVNQNITELSGGNQQKVLISKWLCCHPEVIIFDEPTRGIDIGAKAEIYKVMRQLADEGKVILMVSSELPEIIAVCDRIAVFCEGRLTQILTNRDDMSEEEIMVWALPQE
- the alsC gene encoding D-allose ABC transporter permease; the protein is MGITTRVKGELREKKPFNFPLFWDKYGTFFILGIIVAIFGSLSPEYFLTTNNITQIFVQSSVTVLIGMGEFFAILVAGIDLSVGAILALSGMVTAKLMLAGVDPFFAAIIGGVLVGGVLGAINGCLVNWTGLHPFIITLGTNAIFRGITLVISDANSVYGFSFDFVNFFAASVIGIPVPVIFSLLIALILWFLTTRLRLGRNIYALGGNKNSAFYSGIDVKFHILVVFIISGICAGLAGVVSTARLGAAEPLAGMGFETYAIASAIIGGTSFFGGKGRIFSVVIGGLIIGTINNGLNILQVQTYYQLVVMGGLIIAAVALDRLISK
- the alsE gene encoding D-allulose 6-phosphate 3-epimerase, with translation MKISPSLMCMDLLKFKEQIEFIDSHADYFHIDIMDGHFVPNLTLSPFFVSQVKKLASIPLDCHLMVTRPQDYISQLAQAGADFITLHPETINGQAFRLIDEIRRHGMKVGLILNPETPVETMKYYIHKADKITVMTVDPGFAGQPFIPEMLDKIAELKRWREREGWQYEIEVDGSCNQLTYQQLMAAGADVFIVGTSGLFNHAADIDKAWNIMTAQILAAKNEALPHAKTA
- the alsK gene encoding allose kinase, encoding MQKQRNVVAGVDMGATHIRFCLQTHTGEVLHCAKQRTAEVIAPGVVAGIAALLGEQLARFQARCSGLIIGFPALVGKDKRTIISTPNLPLQPEEFAGLAGKLEDALRCPVEFSRDVNLQLSWDVTEHHLTQQQVLAAYLGTGMGFAVWMNGAPWTGAHGVAGELGHIPLGDMTHRCACGNPGCLETICSGLALKRWYEQQPREYALGDLFRHAGREPFIETLLENAARAIATAINLFDPDAVILGGGVIDMPDFPREKLITRTQTYLRRPLPFQAVRFFAASSSDFNGAQGAATLARSRFG